The Shewanella zhangzhouensis genome has a window encoding:
- a CDS encoding ABC transporter permease/M1 family aminopeptidase — MFLHTLSFEWRYYLRQPSFYVVGMLLFLVCFFATATDNVQIGSGGEVLKNSPFAIGQTLLITGVIAMFAVVNFVGSTAVRNQQCLMEELLYVKPLSPIGYQLGRFAGSALVVMTLFTLAPLGHLLGSLMPWVDSSRFGDISLWFYLKPMLLLVMPSLLFLSALFYAMAQKFRSMMALYLTAVAVFILYGLAGQLASQPQYREIAALLDPFALRTYSQVARYWTIAEKNTISMGLEGLMLQNRILWLSITAFILAISGLHRQPSLTRRTEGKKQRAYKVPVMPPLSALVRTPTISGSAQFWTRVRFEVKQVLFTAPFYILGALSIFNLLGPMIAGDLNWYGTSNWPLTQDMVDLIVGSTGLLMVIILVFYCGEIVWRERSTGMGDIIDSLPVSNRVFLSSKFVALSLVMVILYLIAMLTTIVFQLIKGQMNLELSQYAIRLGFMILLPLMMSAVLAFFFQVLAPNKYAGMGLYVGYYVLSLILASWGFGHSLNNFASSPTLPYSDMNGYGWSLQSHALYMLYWGAFSVLLFLLAFGLYRRGPEVGLRHRLGLLKYQLGNGGRVLAFASVAVFAGMGAYLFYQTTVVNDYRIPDEMTDSQADYEKRYRQYADAPVLSPVSVKGHFDIYPGERRLKARVEVRWQNRSGEPISRMLVSLPEHTNRESLKFDIPGARLTDEDESLPVAWLVFDTPIANGADVAGEISLVRENTGIAENNFDLTLVENGTFINNFELLPAFGYQSDAELLDRHEREKRGLPPKDRANKLEDERFHQVNFFGPQGSFVDFEATVSTAGDQTALVPGYLTRAWQENGRNFFHYKMDSPMVNFFAIVSGRFEVKKEQYKGINIEVYYHPDHPWNVDRMVESVRDSIDYFSEAFGPYQHRQLRIMEFPGYRSFAQSFANTVPYSERIGFITDLRDPDKIDPVYYVTAHEVAHQWWGHQVGAADVQGSAVISESLSQYAALMVMEKKYGAHMLRKFLRYELDRYLRGRGGERIGEMPLLRSENQQYIHYQKGSVVMMAIKDMVGEEKLNANLAAFLERYRYRADPFPTTLDLLSYLKQGLDDDELAFVDSAFRDIKLYDLRLTDARITELENGKVRVDLDIHAGLLKADNEGKEQEEVFNERVDIGLFAADPDSIDSEEQVLLLEKHPLKSGDNQLSFELDKAPSYVGVDPFVKLVDRDSKDNIFKL; from the coding sequence ATGTTTTTACACACACTCTCCTTTGAATGGCGCTACTATTTGCGTCAGCCGTCCTTTTACGTGGTTGGGATGTTGTTGTTTCTGGTGTGCTTTTTTGCCACCGCAACCGATAACGTCCAAATCGGCAGTGGCGGTGAAGTCTTAAAAAACAGTCCCTTCGCCATCGGCCAGACCCTGCTCATCACCGGGGTGATCGCCATGTTTGCTGTGGTGAATTTCGTTGGCAGCACGGCGGTACGTAACCAGCAATGCCTGATGGAAGAGCTGCTTTATGTTAAGCCGCTGTCGCCAATAGGCTATCAGCTTGGCCGCTTTGCGGGCAGCGCGCTTGTGGTTATGACCCTGTTTACCCTGGCGCCACTTGGGCATTTGCTGGGTTCTTTGATGCCCTGGGTGGACTCCAGCCGTTTTGGGGACATCTCCCTCTGGTTTTACCTCAAGCCCATGTTGCTGCTGGTGATGCCAAGTCTGCTGTTTTTGTCGGCACTCTTCTACGCCATGGCACAGAAGTTCCGCTCCATGATGGCCCTGTACCTGACTGCGGTGGCGGTATTTATTCTCTATGGTTTGGCCGGGCAACTGGCAAGCCAGCCACAGTACCGTGAGATTGCGGCCTTACTCGATCCTTTCGCGCTTCGCACCTACAGCCAGGTGGCGCGCTACTGGACCATTGCCGAGAAAAACACCATCAGCATGGGGCTTGAGGGCCTGATGCTGCAAAACCGGATTCTCTGGCTCAGTATTACCGCTTTTATTCTGGCTATCAGTGGCTTGCACCGCCAACCATCCTTAACCCGTCGCACCGAAGGGAAGAAGCAGCGCGCCTACAAGGTGCCTGTGATGCCGCCATTGTCGGCGTTGGTGCGCACACCCACTATCAGTGGCAGCGCCCAGTTCTGGACCCGAGTGCGTTTTGAGGTCAAGCAGGTACTCTTTACGGCGCCTTTCTACATCCTGGGTGCCCTGAGTATCTTTAACCTGCTTGGGCCCATGATTGCCGGGGACCTGAACTGGTATGGCACCAGCAACTGGCCACTGACCCAGGACATGGTGGATCTGATTGTGGGTTCCACTGGCCTTTTGATGGTCATCATCCTGGTGTTTTACTGCGGTGAAATCGTCTGGCGCGAGCGCAGCACCGGCATGGGCGACATCATCGACAGCCTGCCGGTGTCCAATCGGGTGTTCCTGAGCTCCAAGTTCGTGGCCTTGTCGCTGGTGATGGTGATTCTGTATCTGATTGCCATGCTGACCACCATTGTGTTCCAGCTTATCAAGGGGCAGATGAACCTGGAGCTGTCGCAATACGCCATCCGTTTGGGCTTTATGATTTTGCTGCCCCTGATGATGTCGGCGGTGCTGGCATTTTTCTTCCAGGTATTGGCACCCAATAAGTATGCCGGTATGGGGCTGTACGTGGGCTATTACGTCCTCAGCCTGATCCTGGCCAGCTGGGGTTTTGGCCACAGCCTGAATAACTTTGCCAGCTCACCCACCTTGCCATACTCCGACATGAACGGTTACGGCTGGTCGTTGCAAAGCCATGCCCTGTATATGCTGTACTGGGGCGCTTTCTCCGTGCTGCTGTTCCTGCTCGCGTTCGGCTTATATCGCCGAGGCCCGGAAGTGGGGCTCAGGCACCGTTTGGGTCTGCTGAAATATCAGCTCGGCAATGGCGGTCGCGTGCTGGCGTTTGCCTCGGTGGCGGTATTTGCGGGGATGGGGGCTTATCTCTTTTACCAAACCACAGTGGTCAACGACTATCGTATTCCCGACGAGATGACCGACAGCCAGGCCGATTACGAAAAGCGCTATCGTCAGTACGCCGATGCGCCCGTGTTGTCACCTGTGAGTGTAAAGGGTCACTTCGATATCTACCCCGGCGAGCGCCGCCTGAAGGCTCGTGTCGAGGTGCGTTGGCAAAACCGCAGCGGCGAACCGATCTCCCGCATGTTGGTGAGCCTGCCGGAGCATACCAACAGGGAGTCGCTGAAGTTTGATATTCCCGGGGCCCGTTTGACCGATGAGGATGAATCCCTGCCGGTGGCCTGGTTGGTGTTTGATACACCCATTGCCAATGGCGCCGACGTAGCGGGTGAGATAAGCCTGGTGCGTGAAAACACCGGGATTGCCGAAAACAACTTCGACCTCACCCTGGTGGAAAACGGCACCTTCATCAATAACTTCGAATTGTTGCCAGCCTTTGGCTACCAGAGCGATGCCGAACTGCTCGACAGACACGAGCGCGAAAAGCGTGGTCTGCCTCCCAAGGACAGAGCCAACAAACTCGAAGACGAACGTTTCCATCAGGTCAACTTCTTTGGTCCCCAGGGCAGCTTTGTTGACTTTGAAGCCACAGTGTCCACCGCGGGTGACCAAACGGCGCTGGTGCCGGGTTACCTGACCAGGGCATGGCAGGAAAATGGTCGCAACTTCTTCCACTACAAAATGGACAGCCCCATGGTGAATTTCTTCGCCATCGTATCTGGCCGTTTTGAGGTGAAAAAGGAGCAGTACAAGGGCATTAACATCGAGGTGTATTATCACCCCGACCATCCCTGGAACGTTGACCGCATGGTGGAATCGGTGCGGGATTCCATCGACTATTTCAGTGAGGCCTTTGGTCCTTATCAGCATCGTCAGCTGCGGATTATGGAGTTTCCGGGATACCGCTCCTTTGCCCAGAGCTTTGCCAACACAGTGCCTTACTCTGAGCGAATCGGCTTTATTACCGACCTCAGGGATCCCGACAAGATTGACCCTGTGTACTACGTGACCGCCCACGAGGTCGCTCACCAGTGGTGGGGTCATCAGGTCGGTGCCGCCGATGTGCAGGGCAGTGCGGTGATTTCCGAAAGCCTGTCGCAGTATGCCGCCCTGATGGTGATGGAGAAGAAATACGGCGCCCATATGCTCAGGAAGTTCCTGCGCTACGAGCTTGACCGCTACCTGCGCGGCCGCGGCGGTGAGCGTATTGGCGAGATGCCGCTGCTACGCAGTGAAAATCAGCAGTACATCCATTACCAGAAAGGGTCTGTGGTGATGATGGCCATTAAGGACATGGTGGGTGAAGAGAAGCTTAATGCCAATCTTGCCGCCTTCCTCGAGCGCTATCGTTATCGTGCCGACCCCTTCCCAACCACCCTGGATTTGCTTTCGTACCTGAAGCAAGGCCTCGATGATGATGAGCTGGCGTTTGTGGACAGTGCTTTCAGAGACATCAAGCTCTATGATTTGCGCCTGACCGATGCCAGGATCACCGAGCTTGAGAACGGCAAGGTGCGGGTGGATCTGGATATCCATGCCGGGCTGCTCAAGGCCGACAATGAAGGCAAGGAGCAGGAAGAGGTCTTCAATGAGCGGGTGGATATTGGGCTCTTTGCTGCCGACCCTGACAGCATTGACTCGGAAGAGCAGGTGCTTTTGCTGGAGAAACACCCACTCAAATCCGGCGACAATCAGTTGTCCTTTGAGCTGGATAAAGCCCCAAGCTACGTCGGCGTTGACCCCTTCGTGAAGCTGGTGGACAGAGACAGCAAAGACAACATCTTTAAGCTGTAA